The following DNA comes from Thalassoglobus sp. JC818.
CGATTCCCATCGACCTCAGAAAGTTCGGCGGATCATCGCTGACAGCCGACATCGATGTTCCCAAGGATCGCGATGAAGAAAGCATGTCGGCAGGGATTCCGTCTACATATGTGCCAGCTCGTAACACAGTGTTTCTCTCGCTGGCACTCGCATGGTCCGAAGTCTTGAAGTCGTTCGACATCTTCATCGGCGTCAATGCCGTGGATTACAGCGGATATCCCGACTGTCGGCCGGAGTTCATCGAACAGTTTCAGAAGACGGCCAATCTCGCCACCAAAGCAGGTGTCGACGGGGAGGGGACGTTTCAGATTCACAGCCCGCTGATTCACCTCACAAAGTCTCAAATCATCAAACGTGGTATCGAACTCGGTGTCGACTATTCACTGACCCACAGCTGCTACGATCCTTCTCCGGAAGGTGTGAGTTGCGGGCATTGTGATTCGTGCCAGTTGCGACAACGTGGATTTCAGGAAGCCGGGCTGACCGATCCGATTCGCTATCAGAGCCAATAGTCCATATTGATGCTTGCCTGAATTCCTGTGCATCGCCTCGGAATCAGCGGCAAGGCATCTTATAATCAGTACGCCCACTCGGGCTGAGAATACAGTCGTCAGATCAATCACAGCAGGACAGCGATGAACCAGGATTCCGAGAACTCTGACGCAGTTTCGGAAGTAGGCGAACACGAAACAGAGCGATCATGGTCAGATTTGCTCGTCGGTCACCTTCCACTCGAAGCTGAAACCGCGATGTTCATTCTGGTGAACGTCCTCGATTTTCTGATGACCTACCTGCTTCTCTCCACAGGTAAGTTTCGAGAGTCGAACCCCGTTGCGGAGTTCTTTCTAAATCATTGGGGGCCAGTGCAGGGGATGCTTTACTTCAAGCTTTCGCTGGTCGTTGTCGTCTGTGTCATCGCTCAGATCATCGCACTGAAGAAGCCAGCCACTGCCCGCTGGCTATTGAATTTCGGAACAGTCGTTGTTGTCGGAGTGGTCGTCTACAGCCTCACGATTTTCCTTCGGGCGGGAGCCTGAGAGTTTCACGTACGTCATGTCTGATTGCGTGGCAGACAGTTCGCTGACGGTGGATTCCGTGAAACGCTCGCAATCTTTCATCTCGACACTTACGCTGCATTCATTTGTGTCGACCAACTGCGTGACAGGTCACACACAACTTTATAACGACGAACTTGTATGAACTGGCCCATTGTTGCACGGATGCTCGGACTGCTCGGATTGCTCGTGGGGGCATCCATGGCCTTCAGTCTGCCGTGGGCATTCCCGGCCATGGGACAAGTGGAAACGTTCGAAGCACGCGGATTCTGGGGTCTCGTCTTCGCAATGCTTTGCAGCCTCGCAATCAGCGGGGCTTTGTACGCCTGGGGACATCAAAGCAAGTCTTCAATCCTCAGGAAGGAAGCATTCGCCACCGTCGGCATGGGTTGGATTCTCGCTGGAGTCCTGGGTGCGCTCCCCTTTCTATTCTCGGGAAGCGAGCGATCTCCCGGCGTTAAAATGACTCCTATCGACGCGTTCTTTGAGTCGGTTTCCGGATTTACGACGACGGGTGCCTCGCTTCTCACCGAACTTGAAGATCCCGAAGTCATTCCCCGCTGCATCATGTTCTGGCGATGCTTCACTCACTGGCTGGGCGGCATGGGAATTATCGTCCTCTTCGTCGCAATTCTCGGCCAGTTGGGGGCAGGGGGGAAGGCGATGCTGAAACGCGAAGTCCCCGGCCCGATCACCGAATCTGTCCGTCCGCGGGTTCAGGAATCTGCCATTGTGATGTGGACGATATACGTCGTCTTCAGCGGAATCGAAACTGTCTTGCTGATGTCGTGCGGAGTTTCTCTATACGAATCGCTGTGCCATACGTTCGGGACCATGGCAACCGGAGGATTCAGCACTCACAACTCCAGCGTAGGCTTCTACAATGGAGGGCCGGTTGAGTTCATTATCATCATCTTCATGTTGCTCGCGGGAGTGAACTTCTCGCTTTACTACCTGGTCTTTCGCCGACACCACAAAGACAGCTGGACGAAGCGGCTGAAGCATTTGACGAGCGACGCCGAGCTGCGTGCGTACCTGATGATCATTCTGGTGGTCACCATCCTGCTCACAATCAGCCTGATGGTGAACGGTTACTACAGAAATCTGTTCGTGGCTTTGCAGCACAGCTTGTTCGCCACGGTCTCGATCATCACGACAACAGGATTCGGCACGGAAGACTTTTCCAACTGGAGCGAATTCGCGAAGGGTCTGCTGTTCCTGCTGATGTTCGTGGGAGGTTGTGCTGGCTCGACGGCAGGGGGAATCAAGGTCATTCGCTGGGTTCTGCTCGGCAAGATATTCATCCTCGAGATCGAAAAATCATTTCGACCGAATGTGGTTCGCCCCCTTCGACTCGGAGGGATCGTCGTCGAAGAACGCATTCGCCACGACGTCGTCGTTTACTTTTGTATGGTGATGGTCATTTTCCTGGGAAGCTGGCTTTTGCTGATTACCATCGAACCTGACGATCTCTGGAAAACGCACGGTGAACACGGAATTGCAGAGAAACTTCTCGACTGCGGAACGGCTGTCGCAGCCACGTTGAATAACGTCGGCCCCGGCCTGGGAGTCATTGGACCGACGGAAAACTTCTCGAATTTTTCGCAGCAGGGGAAGTGGCTTCTGACCATGTTGATGTTGCTGGGCAGGCTCGAACTGTTCGCCATTCTGGTGTTGCTGACGCCCCGCTTCTGGCGGCAACAGTAGTCTGCCCAGACGATTGAGACTCTCCGCTTTAACAGTTCGGAATTCTCGTTGATCCAGCTGTTGCGAAAGAGAATCCGTTCGCGTTTCTGATAGGGAGCCGGGTATGATCAACCAATCGTCGACGAACGGTCCGCATCCCCCCTTGGGGAGATGAGTTCGCAAAAAGGAATCAACGATCCATGCGTCACTCTCTCAAGTTTCTGCTTTGCTGTGCAATTCTCGTGATCATCAGCCCTTTTAACCTTCCGGCCCAACAACAGCCGGGCGGCGGGAACGGAAATGGAAATGGCAACGGGAACAACGGAAATCAGAACGTCGGCGGAATTCTGATCGACGCTGACGGAATCGTCAGCACGTCTCCAACGCGAAGAATCTCAAGGTCTGAACTCAAGGACCTTCAATCCGCTTTCGCTGAGCAACTTGGAGATCCCACTTTAATCGAACAGAACGAAGCGAGAGTTCTTTCGTTGAAGCAACTCGATGAGGCACTACGCTCCAGCCTTGCGAGCGAATCGGAAGTTCCGCCTGCCATCGCCTATCTCGCTGGTCTTCAGCGCATCGACTACGTCGTCATCGATCCAGAACAACAAGACATTCGAATCGTCGGCCCGGCAGAAGGTTTCGGACCGGGGCCGGACGGACAGATTCTGGGCAACACCACCGGACGTCCTCCGATGAAGTTGGACGATTTTGTCGTGGCGCTTCGCTCAACGGTTTCTGGACAAAATGAAATCGGCGTTTCGATTGATCCGACGAATGAGAACCTGTCAAAGCTTCAGAACTTCGTGCGTGCCAACTCGAGTGTGACCTCCACTGCTTCTGCCCAGCGTCGCATTCGAACGATGGCCACGATTCTGGGGAACCAGCAAGTTTCTATCTGGGGTGTTCCCGACGATTCTCACTTTGCGCTCGCACTCGTTGAAGCGGACTTGCGAATGAAACGCATTGCCCTCGGATTGGATCCTTCAGGAGTGCGGGGCATTTCCAGCCATCTCGCACTACTTCGCCCTCAGGGAAACAGCTTGCAGCGATGGTGGTTCATGCCGCTCTACGAACCGATCGGAACGAACGCCGAGAAAACTGTTTTCGCAATCAAAGGTCAACGAGCCCAATTGATGGCACAGGAAGAAATCTCGGATGCGACAGGAGACCGTTCGGCCTCGTCCGTCACGCGGAAGTCTACTGAGCGCTTCGCTCAACAATTCACCGAACACTTCGAAGAACTCGCAGCCCGGCAACCCGCCTTCGCAGAGCTTCAAAGCTTGTACGATCTGGCTCTCGCCGGAGCGTTGATTGATCAGAATTGGGATCGGGGAAACGTGGAAGATGCCTTCCCCACACTGATGCAGGATGATCGACTTCCGCTCGAAGTCTACAGCCCTCCACGTTTCGTTGAATCGAGATCGACGACCAAGAAGGCGGGCGGCGTCCTCCTCGGGCTTGTTGGAGGCGTTACGATCGATGCTGGACGAGTTGCGCGTGATGTACGCGACGAAGGAGTTTCCGCTTTACCAGGAACGCAGTCTCCTGCTCCCGAAGGCAGCTGGTGGTGGAACCCGCAAGAAGGTCGTTGAGAAATCTATTCAAAGAGTTCAGTTCGACGACTCAAACGTCGCAGCGATCGCTTCGCCCGTGACGATTCCCAACCAGACGAGAGCTAGGCCGAGAACAAGATTCGAGAACAGGTTGAGCATTCCCCAGCTCAAGCTCTCTTCCGCTGACAGCTCAAACGTTTGATAAGCGAAGGTCGAAAACGTCGTTAGTGATCCCAGAAATCCCCCGATGAGAAAACACTGCATCGTCGGTCCGGGCCATTTCGTTTTCACAGCCAGTGAAATCAATAGACCAATCAAGAAGCAGCCGACGACGTTAACGACAAGTGTTCCGACAGGAAAACGCCGGACCACCCATTGACTCAGCGCGAATCGCAGCATCGCCCCAAGGCTCCCTCCCAAAGCAACTGCCAACCATTGCATGCTGGTCCTCCAATTTCCGTGGGAATCGGCATCGGTTCAAATCAAAAAACGATGACCAGTCAAGGGAAGTGAAATGAGCACTCACC
Coding sequences within:
- the queC gene encoding 7-cyano-7-deazaguanine synthase QueC, with protein sequence MMNSNTQQPRPAVVLLSGGLDSATALAIAKNEGFTCHALSFDYGQRHRFELEAAHRVGERLGVAEHVTIPIDLRKFGGSSLTADIDVPKDRDEESMSAGIPSTYVPARNTVFLSLALAWSEVLKSFDIFIGVNAVDYSGYPDCRPEFIEQFQKTANLATKAGVDGEGTFQIHSPLIHLTKSQIIKRGIELGVDYSLTHSCYDPSPEGVSCGHCDSCQLRQRGFQEAGLTDPIRYQSQ
- a CDS encoding DUF5658 family protein, whose amino-acid sequence is MNQDSENSDAVSEVGEHETERSWSDLLVGHLPLEAETAMFILVNVLDFLMTYLLLSTGKFRESNPVAEFFLNHWGPVQGMLYFKLSLVVVVCVIAQIIALKKPATARWLLNFGTVVVVGVVVYSLTIFLRAGA
- a CDS encoding TrkH family potassium uptake protein, which produces MNWPIVARMLGLLGLLVGASMAFSLPWAFPAMGQVETFEARGFWGLVFAMLCSLAISGALYAWGHQSKSSILRKEAFATVGMGWILAGVLGALPFLFSGSERSPGVKMTPIDAFFESVSGFTTTGASLLTELEDPEVIPRCIMFWRCFTHWLGGMGIIVLFVAILGQLGAGGKAMLKREVPGPITESVRPRVQESAIVMWTIYVVFSGIETVLLMSCGVSLYESLCHTFGTMATGGFSTHNSSVGFYNGGPVEFIIIIFMLLAGVNFSLYYLVFRRHHKDSWTKRLKHLTSDAELRAYLMIILVVTILLTISLMVNGYYRNLFVALQHSLFATVSIITTTGFGTEDFSNWSEFAKGLLFLLMFVGGCAGSTAGGIKVIRWVLLGKIFILEIEKSFRPNVVRPLRLGGIVVEERIRHDVVVYFCMVMVIFLGSWLLLITIEPDDLWKTHGEHGIAEKLLDCGTAVAATLNNVGPGLGVIGPTENFSNFSQQGKWLLTMLMLLGRLELFAILVLLTPRFWRQQ
- a CDS encoding DUF1598 domain-containing protein, with protein sequence MRHSLKFLLCCAILVIISPFNLPAQQQPGGGNGNGNGNGNNGNQNVGGILIDADGIVSTSPTRRISRSELKDLQSAFAEQLGDPTLIEQNEARVLSLKQLDEALRSSLASESEVPPAIAYLAGLQRIDYVVIDPEQQDIRIVGPAEGFGPGPDGQILGNTTGRPPMKLDDFVVALRSTVSGQNEIGVSIDPTNENLSKLQNFVRANSSVTSTASAQRRIRTMATILGNQQVSIWGVPDDSHFALALVEADLRMKRIALGLDPSGVRGISSHLALLRPQGNSLQRWWFMPLYEPIGTNAEKTVFAIKGQRAQLMAQEEISDATGDRSASSVTRKSTERFAQQFTEHFEELAARQPAFAELQSLYDLALAGALIDQNWDRGNVEDAFPTLMQDDRLPLEVYSPPRFVESRSTTKKAGGVLLGLVGGVTIDAGRVARDVRDEGVSALPGTQSPAPEGSWWWNPQEGR
- the crcB gene encoding fluoride efflux transporter CrcB, which translates into the protein MQWLAVALGGSLGAMLRFALSQWVVRRFPVGTLVVNVVGCFLIGLLISLAVKTKWPGPTMQCFLIGGFLGSLTTFSTFAYQTFELSAEESLSWGMLNLFSNLVLGLALVWLGIVTGEAIAATFESSN